One region of Pygocentrus nattereri isolate fPygNat1 chromosome 14, fPygNat1.pri, whole genome shotgun sequence genomic DNA includes:
- the LOC108435856 gene encoding uncharacterized protein LOC108435856 — MRRVTANFIIYWMSTTVFGKEIKLTASNVNVTCLERVVLQCNITSPQPVEVISMAYKACNHTTSNPQCEYTENKSLTYTIPHATPADAGQYTCTVEAKEGLGFARSTVTVGDCEVQVLGQVEGNQVQCSFSGVYTKGEVHWFNSTQNITSDIPDEIVKDQRGLFNISSTLSIPDIQQQHQYYCSLWIPREGYVTSYVPISSMDKNKLSWILMFLCLILSYGLLKTE; from the exons ATGAGACGGGTCACTGCTAATTTTATCATCTACTGGATGTCAACAACTGTCTTTGGTAAAG AAATAAAGCTCACAGCCAGCAACGTGAACGTGACCTGCTTGGAGCGTGTCGTTCTACAGTGCAACATCACCTCACCACAGCCTGTTGAAGTCATAAGCATGGCTTACAAAGCCTGTAACCACACTACCTCCAACCCGCAGTGTGAATACACAGAGAACAAATCTCTAACGTACACGATTCCACATGCTACACCAGCAGACGCAGGCCAGTATACGTGCACTGTAGAGGCGAAGGAAGGTCTTGGCTTTGCACGCTCGACGGTAACAGTAGGAG ACTGCGAAGTACAAGTGCTGGGGCAGGTTGAGGGTAATCAGGTGCAATGCAGTTTCAGTGGTGTTTACACTAAAGGCGAAGTGCACTGGTTCAACAGCACCCAGAACATTACCTCCGACATCCCTGACGAGATCGTGAAAGACCAACGCGGACTGTTCAACATCAGCAGCACTCTGAGTATCCCGGACatccagcagcagcatcagTATTACTGCTCTCTGTGGATTCCCAGGGAAGGCTATGTTACTTCTTATGTGCCCATCAGTTCCATGGACAAAAACAAGCTGTCATGGATTCTAATGTTCCTTTGTCTTATTCTATCCTATGGTTTGCTAAAGACTGAATAA